From the genome of Arvicola amphibius chromosome 9, mArvAmp1.2, whole genome shotgun sequence, one region includes:
- the Znf451 gene encoding E3 SUMO-protein ligase ZNF451 isoform X5, whose translation MGDPGPEIIESAPPAGPEASESTTDENEDDIQFVSEGPLRPVLEYIDLVSSDDEEPSTSHSDRMPESKVPPSENHRPEMCSSCSVPLPIGDSSSSSGSCANSPQRIVSQPSSVENQLENQKNDQNNSDTNISETETLKSQNSQTLPSSSLLVPQESLAFSEVKEDLPITMSSASQNGQDAILYLQTQVAEMSRVIRDLQSRSCFRFHHSRSSENSSVPWDMSTSKEDGLSTVEEEADCKSPSADDKGQPTDPMQSSFTGLLKRMEQRGVIKRVTLQSETETCEGKPDWMTSKKRLVPPLHPLLRIATTEVFKDPADCHPSSFMGHRVYPVAKDTSPFQPNPPAEGPIIDVLEHSKRGNTTSPLDSTSKEMEVMGCRFYHAASIAARAASYMAYMTQYQRKLWEDMEDLVHDPEFDRGKARCIISDGMDAGLWQLCTTRDIMDSVVRVMAMAVDYRRQAWLRLTSLTKKTQEKILHLPFDGTSLFGQDVNAIVAEDNSIKENEYKDHNKYYTQHRYFYSHDQKAHYHNRGYSKGDWYKPRNHPYRYRKKGDSPERHGYKN comes from the exons ATGGGCGACCCAGGGCCGGAG ATAATAGAATCTGCCCCACCAGCTGGGCCTGAGGCATCTGAGTCAACAACGGATGAAAATGAAGATGACATTCAGTTTGTTAGT GAAGGACCATTAAGACCTGTTCTTGAATATATTGATCTGGTCAGCAGTGATGATGAAGAGCCTAGCACCTCTCATAGTGAT AGAATGCCTGAATCTAAGGTGCCACCCTCTGAGAATCATCGCCCAGAAATGTGCTCTAGCTGCAGTGTTCCTCTTCCCATTGGAGACAGCAGCTCCTCCTCTGGGAGTTGTGCCAACAGTCCACAAAGAATAGTTTCTCaaccttcttctgttgagaatcagTTGGAGAACCagaaaaatgaccaaaataatTCAGATACTAATATCTCTGAAACAGAGACACTTAAATCACAAAACAGTCAGACTCTACCTTCATCATCACTACTGGTCCCCCAAGAGTCTTTGGCTTTTTCTGAGGTCAAAGAAGATTTACCTATCACGATGTCTTCAGCTTCACAGAATGGACAGGATGCCATCCTGTATCTTCAGACACAAGTGGCTGAGATGTCCAGAGTCATACGTGATCTGCAGTCCAGGAGTTGTTTTAGATTTCATCATTCTAGGTCAAGTGAGAACTCGTCAGTTCCTTGGGATATGTCCACCTCTAAGGAGGACGGCTTATCTACAGTTGAAGAAGAGGCTGATTGCAAATCTCCATCAGCTGATGACAAAGGGCAGCCCACTGACCCCATGCAATCTAGTTTCACGGGTCTTTTGAAGAGAATGGAACAAAGAGGTGTTATAAAGAGGGTGACATTACAGTCTGAAACCGAAACATGTGAGGGGAAGCCTGATTGGATGACATCTAAAAAACGTTTGGTTCCGCCATTGCATCCACTTTTGAGAATTGCCACCACTGAAGTTTTTAAAGACCCTGCTGATTGCCATCCTTCTTCCTTCATGGGGCACAGGGTATATCCTGTGGCCAAGGACACATCTCCTTTCCAGCCAAATCCACCAGCTGAGGGACCCATTATAGATGTACTAGAACATAGCAAAAGAGGAAACACGACATCTCCTTTAGACTCTACCTCAAAAGAAATGGAGGTCATGGGTTGTAGGTTCTACCACGCTGCTTCCATTGCAGCCCGAGCTGCCAGCTATATGGCCTATATGACTCAGTATCAGCGTAAACTCTGGGAAGACATGGAAGATCTGGTTCATGATCCAGAGTTTGATCGTGGAAAAGCAAGGTGTATAATATCGGATGGCATGGATGCAGGACTTTGGCAGCTTTGTACCACCAGGGACATAATGGACTCTGTAGTCAGAGTTATGGCCATGGCAGTAGACTATAGAAGACAGGCCTGGCTTCGACTCACATCTCTCACTAAGAAAACCCAGGAGAAGATCTTACACTTGCCCTTTGATGGTACATCTCTTTTTGGACAAGATGTGAATGCTATTGTTGCAGAAGACAATagtattaaagaaaatgaatataaagatCACAATAAATACTATACTCAGCATCGATACTTTTATAGTCACGATCAGAAAGCACATTATCACAACAGAGGGTACTCCAAAGGGGATTGGTACAAACCCCGGAATCACCCTTATAGATATAGAAAAAAGGGAGACTCTCCAGAGCGACATGGgtataaaaattaa